A genome region from Arachidicoccus soli includes the following:
- a CDS encoding DUF1501 domain-containing protein codes for MSTYSRRRFVQMGSLASASFFVPKFLKAFERKAIAENKILVVLQLSGGNDGLNTVIPYNNDIYYASRPVLGIKKNDVLQMDDEQGLHPALKGLKALYDNGEMALLNGVGYPNPNRSHFRSMDIWQSASDSETVINTGWIGRYLDAQCLHADKPTLTMEIDDTLSLALKGKNNTGIAVNKPKQFYGDSHDSYFKAILQKHPVNDEHLNVDYLYKTLAESMSSADYIYQQSKIYKSNVSYPNTNIGKDLKTIAELINSHIDTKIYYVSLSGFDTHVNQHPQQQRLFTDMSDSINAFVKDLKSSNRFKDVMLMTFSEFGRRVGQNASGGTDHGTANCMFLVSGVLKKQGILNAAPDLTDLDQGDLKYQVDFKDVYATMLHNWLKTDDANILNRKNNYLNFI; via the coding sequence ATGTCCACATATAGCCGTCGTCGTTTTGTACAAATGGGTTCTTTAGCATCTGCTTCATTCTTCGTGCCTAAATTCTTAAAAGCATTTGAAAGAAAAGCCATCGCCGAAAACAAAATATTGGTTGTATTGCAACTATCCGGTGGGAATGATGGGTTGAATACCGTCATCCCTTACAACAACGATATTTATTATGCATCGCGTCCTGTTCTTGGCATCAAAAAAAATGATGTTTTACAAATGGATGATGAACAAGGGCTGCATCCGGCTCTTAAAGGCCTGAAGGCTTTATATGACAATGGGGAGATGGCCCTGCTCAATGGGGTAGGCTATCCCAACCCCAACCGTTCACATTTCCGTTCGATGGATATTTGGCAGAGTGCCAGCGATAGTGAAACCGTTATCAATACCGGCTGGATTGGCCGTTACCTGGATGCACAATGTCTGCATGCTGACAAGCCTACTTTGACTATGGAAATAGATGACACCCTAAGCCTGGCCTTAAAAGGGAAGAATAATACAGGCATTGCCGTCAATAAACCTAAACAATTTTACGGGGATAGTCATGATAGTTATTTCAAAGCTATTTTACAAAAACATCCGGTAAATGATGAACATTTAAATGTTGATTATTTATACAAAACCCTAGCTGAATCCATGTCTTCTGCAGACTACATTTATCAGCAATCCAAAATTTACAAGTCCAATGTCAGCTACCCCAATACCAATATTGGTAAGGATTTGAAGACGATTGCGGAATTAATCAATTCGCATATTGACACCAAAATTTATTATGTCTCCTTGAGTGGCTTTGATACACACGTAAACCAGCATCCGCAGCAACAAAGGCTTTTTACAGACATGAGCGACTCGATCAATGCTTTTGTAAAAGATTTAAAAAGCAGCAACCGCTTTAAGGATGTTATGTTGATGACCTTCTCGGAATTTGGTAGGCGTGTTGGTCAAAATGCCAGTGGCGGTACCGATCATGGGACGGCTAATTGTATGTTTCTCGTTTCTGGAGTCTTAAAAAAACAAGGCATTTTAAATGCCGCTCCTGACTTGACAGACTTAGATCAGGGTGATCTAAAATATCAGGTTGACTTTAAGGATGTCTATGCGACCATGCTCCACAATTGGCTAAAAACAGATGATGCCAATATCTTAAATAGAAAGAATAATTATTTGAATTTTATTTAG